The proteins below are encoded in one region of Dasypus novemcinctus isolate mDasNov1 chromosome 13, mDasNov1.1.hap2, whole genome shotgun sequence:
- the METTL18 gene encoding histidine protein methyltransferase 1 homolog: MTFQFNFTIEDHLENELTPLEDEALTVDSSKESSTLESQKGKERGKKCSPDQFDLPQDHLWEYESVGNTAPSQDRDCEFKEANNSSKLEPRENHPCLRAAKEHAMPKDLKKVLENKVLETLPGLQHINISVVKTILLKKNFPGENIISKSFASHSDLITGVYEGGLKIWECTFDLLAYFTKTKVKFVGKKVLDLGCGSGLLGIIVFKGGAKEIHFQDYNSIVIDEVTIPNVVANCTLEPEGNDVNEPDVKRCRKSKLAQELGKCHFFSGEWSDFCKLVLSSEKLFVKYDLILTSETIYNPDYYSTLHQTFLRLLDKNGRVLLASKAHYFGVGGGIHLFQKFVEERNVFKIRTLDIIDEGLKRYLIEMTFKHPTEYPNGNKQSD, encoded by the coding sequence ATGACCTTTCAGTTTAATTTCACTATAGAAGACCATCTGGAGAATGAATTAACACCCCTTGAAGATGAAGCTTTGACTGTGGATTCCTCAAAAGAGTCATCAACCTTGGAAAGtcaaaaagggaaagagaggggcAAAAAATGTTCACCAGACCAATTTGACTTGCCTCAGGATCACTTGTGGGAATATGAGTCAGTGGGAAATACAGCTCCCTCTCAAGACAGAGACTGTGAATTCAAAGAAGCTAACAATTCAAGTAAGTTGGAACCTCGTGAAAATCATCCCTgcctgagagctgccaaagagcatGCTATGCCCAAAGatttaaagaaagttttagaaaataaagtcCTAGAAACTTTACCAGGTCTCCAGCATATTAACATATCTGTAGTGAAAACCATCTTGCTGAAAAAGAACTTCCCTGGAGAAAACATAATTTCAAAAAGCTTTGCTTCTCACTCTGATCTGATTACAGGTGTTTATGAAGGAGGGTTAAAAATCTGGGAATGTACTTTTGACCTTTTGGCTTATTTCACAAAGACTAAAGTAAAGTTTGTTGGGAAAAAAGTGTTGGATCTTGGCTGTGGATCAGGGTTGCTGGGTATAATTGTATTCAAGGGAGGAgccaaagaaattcattttcaaGATTATAACAGTATAGTGATTGATGAAGTAACCATTCCTAATGTAGTGGCTAACTGCACATTGGAACCTGAAGGCAATGATGTAAATGAACCAGATGTgaaaagatgcagaaaatcaAAACTAGCACAGGAGCTGGGCAAATGTCACTTCTTTTCTGGGGAGTGGTCTGACTTTTGTAAGCTTGTACTAAGCAGTGAAAAACTCTTTGTAAAATATGATCTCATTCTCACCTCAGAAACCATTTACAATCCAGATTATTATAGTACTTTGCACCAAACATTCCTTAGGTTGTTGGATAAAAATGGACGGGTGCTTTTGGCTAGTAAAGCTCATTATTTTGGTGTAGGTGGAGGTATTCATCTCTTTCAGAAGTTTGTAGAAGAAAGGAATGTATTCAAGATTAGAACacttgatataattgatgaaggACTAAAGAGGTACCTAATTGAAATGACTTTTAAGCACCCTACTGAGTATCCTAACGGAAATAAACAGAGTGACTAA